A window from Triticum aestivum cultivar Chinese Spring chromosome 6D, IWGSC CS RefSeq v2.1, whole genome shotgun sequence encodes these proteins:
- the LOC123144257 gene encoding uncharacterized protein — translation MGAKISCSSTHRETLSQQPHHPAPVRVIAADGSLKELPASPRVAVSDVLAGEAASFFVCNSDALYFNEPPPALASDELLRPGQIYFLIPAAELGRPLSSADMAALAVRASAAIAAKSPEQRGGKKNLRVVPVREEVEDCEDVMFNEKLNERTLGEFAVSLSPVKKSNGKLAARSRLRLKRALSIIQEAAD, via the coding sequence ATGGGCGCCAAGATTTCCTGCTCTTCCACCCACCGAGAAACCCTCTCGCAGCAGCCACACCATCCGGCGCCGGTCAGGGTCATCGCCGCCGACGGCTCGCTGAAGGAGCTCCCGGCCAGCCCCCGAGTCGCCGTCTCTGACGTTCTTGCCGGCGAGGCCGCCTCCTTCTTCGTGTGCAACTCCGACGCGCTCTACTTCAACGAGCCCCCACCTGCGCTAGCCTCCGACGAGCTGCTCCGGCCGGGACAAATATACTTCCTGATCCCGGCCGCGGAGCTGGGGCGGCCGCTCTCGAGCGCCGACATGGCCGCGCTCGCCGTGCGGGCGAGCGCGGCGATCGCGGCCAAGAGCCCCGAGCAGCGCGGCGGCAAGAAGAACCTGCGCGTCGTGCCGGTGCGCGAGGAGGTGGAAGACTGCGAGGACGTCATGTTCAACGAGAAGCTTAACGAGCGGACGCTCGGGGAGTTCGCCGTGTCGCTGAGTCCGGTGAAGAAGAGCAACGGGAAGCTCGCAGCGCGGTCGCGGCTGAGGCTGAAGCGGGCTCTGAGCATCATACAGGAGGCTGCTGACTGA
- the LOC123144258 gene encoding uncharacterized protein yields MGAKLSCFSNRGGSLSQQPHQPAPVRVIAADGSLKELPASPRVTVSNVLGGSAASFFVCSSDALYFDQSPPALASGEVLQSGQIYFVLPAALLGRPLSSAEMASLAVRASSAIAAKKPQRRRGRLSGGRKKVRVMPMHEEVEDGEDVLLNEKLNERTLGEFAVSPMSPEKIGVVAARSRLKMKLKRALSIIQEVAE; encoded by the coding sequence ATGGGAGCGAAGCTTTCCTGCTTCTCCAACCGCGGAGGCAGCCTCTCGCAGCAGCCACACCAGCCGGCGCCTGTTAGGGTCATTGCCGCCGACGGATCGCTGAAGGAGCTCCCGGCCAGCCCACGCGTCACCGTCTCCAACGTGCTCGGCGGCAGCGCCGCGTCCTTCTTCGTGTGCAGCTCCGACGCGCTCTACTTCGACCAGAGCCCTCCGGCGCTGGCATCCGGGGAGGTACTCCAGTCGGGGCAGATATACTTCGTGCTCCCGGCGGCGTTGCTCGGGCGGCCGCTATCCAGCGCCGAGATGGCCTCGCTTGCGGTGCGAGCGAGCTCGGCGATCGCGGCCAAGAAGCCGCAGCGGAGGCGGGGGCGCCTCAGCGGCGGGAGGAAGAAGGTGCGCGTCATGCCGATGCACGAGgaggtggaagacggcgaggatgTTCTGCTGAACGAGAAGCTTAACGAGCGGACGCTCGGGGAGTTCGCCGTGTCGCCGATGAGCCCAGAGAAGATCGGCGTGGTGGCGGCACGGTCGCGGCTGAAGATGAAGCTGAAGCGCGCTCTGAGTATCATTCAAGAGGTTGCTGAGTGA
- the LOC123144259 gene encoding putative pentatricopeptide repeat-containing protein At3g47840 — translation MVARFAPRVKPHRLGRSMWAEAAPLRPEPHPPPVFSVPPLQDLNARLKRLVQSGRLLDAQALFDGAPHRDEASYSALLAGHAAAGDVAGAMALFSRIRASSLPAADPFVLSLAFKACAAAADASHAASLHAFAVSSSAVSSVFVATALADAYAKAGRLALALRVFDEMPLKNVVSWTTLISALARAGRRHDAVRRFAEMRASGMPCDSHAFAAALTACADTGLLSRGREVHSLCAKLGFDATPYVANALATLYARCGDVHRALAAVGRMGSRDVAAWTTVISSYAQTGRAKEAILAFVAMLRDGASNAARPNEYTYAAVIAACANISCVHL, via the coding sequence ATGGTGGCGCGCTTCGCTCCCCGCGTGAAACCTCATCGTCTCGGTCGGTCCATGTGGGCGGAAGCTGCTCCTCTTCGTCCCGAACCACACCCACCGCCCGTCTTCTCCGTGCCGCCACTGCAAGACCTCAACGCCCGCCTGAAGCGCCTGGTCCAGTCGGGCCGGCTCCTGGACGCGCAGGCCCTGTTCGACGGGGCGCCGCACCGCGACGAGGCCTCCTACTCCGCCCTCCTCGCCGGCCATGCCGCGGCGGGGGATGTCGCCGGCGCGATGGCGCTCTTCTCCCGCATCCGCGCATCCTCGCTCCCGGCCGCTGACCCCTTCGTGCTCAGCCTCGCGTTCAAGGCCTGCGCTGCGGCCGCCGACGCCAGCCACGCCGCGTCACTGCACGCCTTCGCCGTCAGTTCCTCGGCTGTCTCCTCCGTCTTCGTCGCCACCGCGCTGGCCGACGCCTACGCCAAGGCCGGCCGCCTCGCGCTGGCACTcagggtgttcgacgaaatgccgctCAAGAACGTGGTCTCCTGGACCACGCTCATCTCCGCACTGGCGCGGGCCGGCCGCCGCCACGACGCGGTCCGCCGCTTCGCCGAGATGCGCGCCTCCGGCATGCCCTGCGACTCGCACGCCTTCGCGGCCGCGCTCACCGCGTGCGCCGACACCGGGCTGCTGTCGCGCGGCCGTGAGGTGCACTCGCTCTGCGCCAAGCTCGGCTTCGACGCCACGCCCTACGTCGCCAACGCACTTGCCACGCTGTACGCGCGCTGCGGGGACGTCCACCGCGCACTGGCTGCGGTCGGCCGCATGGGCTCGCGAGACGTTGCCGCGTGGACGACTGTGATATCCTCCTACGCGCAGACTGGTCGTGCCAAGGAAGCCATCCTGGCATTCGTCGCGATGCTTCGTGACGGGGCATCAAACGCGGCAAGGCCCAACGAATACACATACGCTGCAGTTATTGCTGCGTGTGCAAATATTTCGTGTGTACATCTTTGA
- the LOC123144261 gene encoding uncharacterized protein encodes MENITHVEELEKLMLRDSKKATWYMRLGEKKRTISTPNYPSQIYMIYLAWLGNCIYAFVNVQSNSHRVVMRGLLKQGKHTSVGYPWFFQKMQSMQNVTSHTLESIESFRHWIMASNMRFKSFHSAGELENSIKYKCPFKTGIVLSSVYV; translated from the exons ATGGAGAATATCACGCACGTGGAGGAGCTAGAGAAG CTTATGCTGAGAGACAGTAAGAAGGCAACATGGTACATGCGGCTGGGAGAGAAAAAAAGAACAATATCGACTCCAAATTATCCAAGTCAGATTTATATGATCTATTTGGCCTGGTTAGGAAACTGCATATATGCCTTTGTCAATGTGCAATCGAACAGCCATCGGGTGGTGATGAGAGGACTACTGAAGCAGGGGAAGCACACTTCAGTTGGTTACCCATGGTTTTTTCAGAAG ATGCAAAGCATGCAGAATGTGACCAGTCACACACTAGAGAGCATCGAGAGCTTCCGTCATTGGATAATGGCATCAAATATGCGGTTCAAGTCCTTTCACAGTGCAGGTGAACTGGAGAATTCTATCAAATATAAGTGCCCTTTCAAGACTGGCATTGTCCTTTCTTCAGTGTACGTATGA